A window from Flavobacteriales bacterium encodes these proteins:
- a CDS encoding DegT/DnrJ/EryC1/StrS family aminotransferase: MRKLQMVDLPAQYDLIKEEIDAAILDVVRSSAYINGPEVKSFQSEIEEYLGVKHAIPCANGTDALQIAIMGLGLKPGDEVITATFTYVATAEVIALLGYTPVLVDVNEDTFQIDPAAVRKAITPKTKAIVPVHLFGQSAPMEEIMKIAEEHNLYVVEDNAQAIGADYTFSDGTVRKTGTIGHVSGTSFFPSKNLGCYGDGGCIFTNDDELANNLRQIANHGQSVRYYHDQVGVNSRLDSIQAAILRIKLRHLDRYNAARREAADYYDAAFSDMPQIKVPARANKSTHVFHQYTLQLVDGDRDALVAELQKRDVPAMIYYPVPLHMQKAYQDDRYTSGSFPVTERLCAQVFSLPMHSEMTKEQQDVIIKAVKTPLS; the protein is encoded by the coding sequence ATGAGAAAACTTCAGATGGTCGACCTGCCGGCGCAGTACGACTTGATCAAAGAGGAGATCGATGCGGCCATTTTGGATGTCGTGCGCTCCTCAGCTTATATTAACGGTCCCGAGGTAAAATCATTTCAATCGGAGATCGAAGAATATTTAGGTGTAAAACACGCCATACCTTGTGCCAACGGTACGGATGCCCTGCAAATCGCCATTATGGGACTTGGGTTAAAGCCCGGTGACGAGGTGATCACGGCTACATTTACTTATGTGGCGACCGCAGAGGTGATCGCGCTTCTGGGATACACCCCGGTATTGGTGGACGTAAACGAAGATACTTTCCAGATCGATCCCGCTGCTGTTCGAAAGGCCATTACGCCTAAGACCAAGGCGATCGTTCCGGTACATTTATTCGGACAAAGTGCTCCTATGGAAGAGATCATGAAGATCGCCGAGGAGCACAATTTGTATGTGGTTGAGGATAATGCCCAAGCCATTGGAGCGGACTATACTTTTAGCGACGGAACGGTCAGGAAGACCGGTACCATTGGTCATGTTTCAGGGACTTCGTTTTTCCCGTCGAAGAACTTGGGTTGCTACGGTGACGGTGGGTGCATTTTTACCAACGACGATGAGTTGGCCAACAACTTGCGTCAGATCGCGAACCACGGTCAGTCAGTCCGCTACTATCACGACCAAGTTGGGGTGAATTCACGCCTCGATAGTATCCAGGCGGCCATCCTCCGAATTAAACTACGCCATTTGGATCGGTACAACGCAGCGCGCCGTGAGGCGGCCGATTATTACGACGCTGCATTCTCCGATATGCCTCAGATCAAGGTGCCGGCGCGGGCAAATAAATCGACCCACGTTTTCCACCAATATACATTGCAATTGGTCGATGGGGACCGAGACGCCTTAGTGGCTGAGTTGCAGAAGCGCGATGTGCCTGCTATGATCTATTATCCTGTGCCGCTACATATGCAAAAGGCCTATCAAGACGATCGCTACACATCGGGAAGTTTCCCTGTGACCGAGCGATTGTGTGCTCAGGTTTTTAGCTTGCCCATGCACAGTGAGATGACCAAGGAACAACAAGATGTAATCATTAAAGCCGTAAAAACACCATTGTCATGA